Proteins from a genomic interval of Acidobacteriota bacterium:
- a CDS encoding O-antigen ligase family protein, translating into MPALDHQDRTERLTGAAVAIIGSLAALAMTAAILGNRELMASTIGRADPLLILIAVAFGGLAVRFSSLGLPLLVAFVYLNLSQTLVRFHDFPSLLQILVVGLVFAAWLKRDTDDVSEVARQPLTTCLLAYLLLLLVTTSLATDQALADERFVEIAKSFVIFALATLLMRNRDRMMQGLIAFAGAATFLGILTIIQVLTGDFSNEFAGLARIKQAHIYGSVFQPRIAGPLGDPNFFAQILLLVLPIAVLFGARTSSRVARFMWFSSAVVILIAIGLTYSRGAMVAVAAMGLIMLKVLHIRWRTTVIVLSALGVALLFLPDSVTKRFLTIEQILPSRDAPLRLDSSFEERKLFMRVAWVMFGANPIMGVGAANYTARYDDYVDLTASAARQYEDQPDLYYPHNIYLEVAAETGLVGLVMLIAILVAAWGASGDAMRPGLDPRLRTAAMAFRIALIGYLVSGIFLHFAFPRYFFLLLAFAATLQRLSRRAEA; encoded by the coding sequence GTGCCTGCGCTCGATCATCAGGATCGAACAGAGCGACTGACGGGCGCGGCAGTCGCGATCATCGGATCGCTGGCGGCGCTCGCGATGACGGCTGCGATCCTCGGCAATCGGGAGCTGATGGCTTCGACGATCGGAAGGGCAGATCCGTTGCTCATCCTGATCGCCGTCGCGTTCGGCGGGCTTGCCGTTCGCTTTTCATCGCTCGGCCTCCCTCTTCTGGTTGCATTCGTCTATCTGAACCTTTCGCAGACTCTGGTTCGATTTCACGACTTTCCTTCTCTTCTCCAGATTCTGGTGGTGGGGCTGGTGTTCGCCGCATGGCTGAAGCGTGATACCGATGACGTATCGGAAGTGGCGAGGCAGCCGCTCACCACCTGTCTTCTCGCCTACCTTCTCCTGTTGCTGGTCACGACCAGCCTCGCTACCGATCAGGCGCTGGCGGACGAACGATTCGTCGAGATCGCTAAATCGTTCGTCATCTTCGCCCTCGCGACACTTCTGATGCGAAATCGTGATCGCATGATGCAGGGACTGATTGCATTCGCCGGCGCCGCCACTTTCCTGGGCATACTGACGATCATTCAGGTGCTGACCGGAGACTTCTCGAACGAGTTCGCTGGCCTCGCGCGGATCAAGCAGGCTCACATTTACGGCTCCGTTTTTCAGCCGCGGATCGCGGGACCCCTCGGTGATCCGAACTTCTTCGCGCAGATCCTCCTCCTCGTTCTTCCGATCGCCGTCCTGTTCGGCGCCAGAACCTCCAGCCGGGTTGCCCGCTTCATGTGGTTCTCGAGTGCAGTCGTGATTCTGATCGCGATCGGGCTCACCTATTCGCGGGGCGCGATGGTAGCTGTGGCCGCTATGGGCCTGATTATGCTGAAGGTGCTTCACATCCGCTGGCGCACCACTGTGATCGTCCTGAGTGCGCTCGGAGTAGCTCTCCTCTTCTTACCGGACAGCGTGACGAAACGCTTCCTGACGATCGAGCAGATTCTTCCGAGTCGCGACGCTCCGCTTCGCCTCGACAGCTCATTCGAGGAACGGAAGCTTTTCATGCGGGTGGCGTGGGTCATGTTCGGTGCGAATCCGATCATGGGAGTCGGTGCGGCCAACTACACCGCGCGGTACGACGACTATGTCGATCTGACCGCCTCTGCAGCGAGACAGTACGAGGATCAACCGGATCTCTACTACCCGCACAACATTTACCTCGAAGTTGCGGCAGAGACTGGACTCGTCGGACTCGTCATGCTCATCGCGATCCTGGTTGCGGCCTGGGGCGCTTCAGGCGATGCGATGCGCCCTGGACTCGATCCGCGGCTCAGGACCGCGGCCATGGCGTTCCGAATCGCGCTGATCGGCTATCTCGTCTCCGGGATATTTCTCCACTTCGCTTTTCCCCGCTATTTCTTTCTCTTGCTGGCGTTCGCTGCAACGCTGCAGCGCCTGAGTCGTCGAGCCGAGGCATGA
- a CDS encoding sugar transferase — protein MTDKSKEERPLGIRTIGNESEPLDEGDETSYGVYWHDLRARRPWGAHAKRLIDIIASVILIVFSAPLFIILALLIRLTSEGPVVFRQRRIGFRCIEFDMYKFRTMVVGAEAMQAELESERDSQFFKMESDPRITPIGRLLRRTSLDELPQLFNVLEGTMSLVGPRPLLLSDLSRFPLRGQMRRFSVKPGITGLWQVSGRSLTSEEERMRLDREYVNRWSLWLDVRILFRTLWVVLTGRGAT, from the coding sequence ATGACCGACAAATCGAAAGAGGAGCGACCCCTCGGGATCCGTACAATCGGAAACGAGAGCGAACCTCTGGACGAGGGGGATGAAACCAGTTACGGCGTTTACTGGCACGATCTGAGAGCGCGGCGGCCATGGGGCGCGCACGCCAAGAGGCTGATCGACATCATCGCTTCCGTAATCCTGATCGTTTTTTCCGCGCCGCTTTTCATCATCCTGGCTCTTCTGATCCGGCTTACGTCTGAAGGCCCCGTCGTATTTCGACAGCGACGGATCGGTTTCCGCTGCATCGAGTTCGATATGTACAAGTTCCGGACAATGGTCGTCGGTGCCGAAGCGATGCAGGCCGAACTGGAATCCGAGCGCGATTCCCAGTTCTTCAAGATGGAATCAGACCCGCGCATCACTCCGATCGGCCGGCTGTTGCGGCGGACCAGCCTCGACGAGCTCCCCCAGCTTTTCAATGTCCTCGAGGGAACAATGAGCTTGGTGGGGCCGCGCCCCCTCCTCCTGTCGGACCTGAGCAGATTTCCCCTGAGGGGGCAGATGCGCCGGTTCTCGGTAAAGCCGGGGATCACGGGTCTGTGGCAGGTGAGCGGCCGAAGCCTCACTTCCGAGGAGGAGCGGATGAGACTCGACCGGGAGTACGTGAACCGCTGGAGCCTCTGGCTCGACGTCCGAATCCTCTTCCGCACGTTGTGGGTGGTACTGACAGGTCGAGGAGCGACCTAG